One genomic region from Vibrio sp. STUT-A11 encodes:
- a CDS encoding LysR family transcriptional regulator — MDLASRLELLLEVSKQGSFAQAADARGIDRSVLSKQIRKLEESLGLRLLNRSTRSLSLTPAGQEIVKQAQQVSDALGKTRQLADTFNDTPKGHLRISCTSLFGRKYVKESAVIFLKKYPQVSVDIVLNDRKVDLIGERYDVVFRVGSPVDSNLVAKKLANHQLLLLASKDFIAEYGYPETPQELAALPAVIYSNGSYQMNKVQLSSMQDEEAHPVTVTAKGRYHVNEVELLMDGVQSGLGYAIVGQLMLTQSIEEMQLVRLLPDYEISYTGGLYALYPHRNQPPLVKLFIETVQNTIGSPPIWESYMT; from the coding sequence ATGGATCTTGCAAGTAGACTCGAACTACTACTCGAGGTTTCTAAACAGGGCTCTTTCGCCCAGGCTGCTGACGCGCGTGGTATCGACCGCTCAGTGTTATCTAAACAAATAAGAAAGCTAGAAGAGTCGCTTGGCCTCAGGCTACTTAATCGTTCTACACGCTCACTGTCGCTTACTCCTGCTGGCCAAGAAATCGTAAAACAAGCCCAGCAAGTAAGTGATGCGTTAGGCAAGACTCGCCAGCTTGCAGACACGTTCAATGACACGCCAAAGGGTCATCTTAGAATATCTTGTACATCACTTTTTGGCCGGAAATACGTTAAGGAAAGTGCGGTAATTTTCCTCAAAAAATACCCACAAGTCAGTGTCGATATCGTCCTCAATGATAGAAAAGTAGACCTTATAGGGGAACGTTATGATGTGGTTTTTAGAGTCGGTTCTCCCGTAGACTCAAACTTAGTGGCGAAAAAATTGGCAAATCATCAGCTGCTATTACTCGCATCAAAGGACTTTATCGCTGAATACGGCTACCCTGAAACACCTCAAGAGCTCGCAGCGTTACCCGCTGTCATTTATTCCAACGGCTCATATCAAATGAATAAAGTACAGTTATCGTCAATGCAAGACGAAGAAGCGCATCCCGTGACGGTGACGGCTAAAGGTCGCTACCATGTCAATGAGGTAGAGTTATTAATGGATGGTGTGCAATCGGGGCTAGGCTATGCCATCGTGGGCCAATTGATGCTCACGCAGAGTATCGAAGAGATGCAGCTGGTTAGATTATTACCTGATTATGAAATCTCTTATACCGGTGGTTTGTACGCCTTGTATCCACACCGCAATCAGCCTCCGCTGGTCAAACTGTTTATTGAAACGGTACAAAATACGATTGGAAGCCCACCGATATGGGAGAGTTACATGACGTAA
- a CDS encoding DUF3316 domain-containing protein, with amino-acid sequence MKKLFVLTSGLLMASSVFASNITITEHTNMDAGTYQSREQALNAGFDLSDSLKSMSKSELRREFGLFGYTNVNNINIDDSKVIIKEVAYARDDIQYRAVLNVDYHFNAMRLHD; translated from the coding sequence ATGAAAAAGTTATTCGTACTAACTTCTGGTCTACTTATGGCTTCATCAGTATTTGCTTCAAATATTACTATTACAGAACATACAAATATGGATGCAGGTACTTATCAAAGCAGAGAGCAAGCACTCAATGCAGGTTTTGATTTGTCAGATTCATTAAAGTCAATGTCTAAATCAGAGTTACGACGTGAATTTGGCTTATTTGGCTACACTAATGTAAATAATATCAACATCGATGACAGTAAAGTGATTATTAAAGAAGTGGCTTACGCTCGTGATGACATTCAATATCGAGCCGTTCTAAATGTTGATTACCACTTCAACGCAATGAGACTACATGACTAA
- a CDS encoding glycosyltransferase family 39 protein — MTSKKATSPLYPHVQYTALALFAALFFIAVNLWFRPIFPIDETRYVSVAWEMWLNNDWLVPQINGLPYDHKPPLMFWLFSAVWSLFGTSDTVTRLVVPGFALVNLYLVGKLAEKIYPDSAQAKWLSPLILISFLGWFLYSSMIMFDLILAVFLQLAVLSFWRYTETERDSWSYLSGVCLGLGMLTKGPVVFVYFIPFLLLAHLWHPSPASINKAFFKAILKTVGIAVIVILLWALPAAIVGGEEYTKAILWVQSAGRVQDSFAHARPFYWYVSLLPALLFPWLFLISFWRNRPWIWVGRRDTFCFSLFVFVVGIFSCFSGKQIHYLLPIFPFIAIWIAKRMDLAKVKTEPAIVGAIVLITLAILSAPLWVERAFRSTEVTDVHLSWSLLPALLIVLLFWKRKLPIDRLALNIGALLLSLSALMASLSPVLNNVYDVTETGRQIHQLQSQGHSVSYVGKYHNTFGFAGKLKKPLNLIPSSQPERNAFLTTQPGYTIWVQRKKTQPLETNAIYMTPYRGRWLFIVDNQVLANLLAPSGTSEAAEK; from the coding sequence ATGACATCTAAGAAGGCAACCTCACCTTTATATCCACATGTTCAGTACACTGCACTGGCACTTTTTGCCGCGTTATTCTTCATAGCCGTGAATCTCTGGTTCCGACCTATCTTTCCCATCGATGAAACCCGTTATGTCTCTGTCGCGTGGGAAATGTGGCTCAACAATGACTGGCTGGTACCGCAAATCAATGGGCTACCGTACGATCATAAACCACCGTTAATGTTCTGGTTATTCAGCGCCGTTTGGTCCTTGTTTGGTACATCCGATACCGTGACGCGTTTAGTAGTACCAGGCTTCGCTTTGGTAAACCTATATCTTGTAGGAAAACTGGCGGAGAAAATTTACCCCGACTCAGCACAAGCGAAGTGGTTATCTCCCCTCATTCTTATCAGTTTTCTTGGCTGGTTTTTGTATTCCAGTATGATCATGTTCGATTTAATACTCGCCGTATTCCTCCAACTTGCGGTATTGAGTTTTTGGCGATACACCGAAACAGAACGTGATTCATGGTCATATTTAAGTGGTGTGTGCCTTGGGCTTGGAATGCTGACTAAGGGACCCGTGGTGTTCGTCTATTTTATCCCTTTCCTTCTGTTAGCCCATCTTTGGCACCCTTCACCCGCTTCCATCAACAAAGCCTTTTTCAAAGCGATTCTCAAAACAGTGGGTATCGCGGTTATAGTCATCCTGCTTTGGGCACTACCTGCGGCGATAGTCGGTGGAGAAGAGTACACGAAGGCCATTTTATGGGTGCAATCTGCCGGGAGGGTACAAGACTCTTTTGCCCATGCCCGACCTTTTTACTGGTATGTGTCACTCTTGCCAGCCTTACTTTTTCCTTGGCTTTTCCTCATTAGTTTCTGGCGAAATCGTCCATGGATTTGGGTCGGACGAAGAGATACCTTCTGTTTCTCTTTGTTTGTGTTTGTGGTGGGAATATTCAGTTGCTTCAGCGGAAAACAGATTCACTATTTACTTCCGATTTTTCCTTTTATCGCCATTTGGATCGCCAAGCGAATGGATCTCGCAAAGGTAAAAACCGAGCCCGCGATAGTGGGAGCCATCGTGCTTATTACGCTAGCCATCTTAAGTGCTCCGCTATGGGTAGAAAGAGCATTTCGCAGCACGGAAGTCACGGATGTTCACTTAAGTTGGAGCCTGTTGCCTGCTCTGTTGATCGTGTTGCTATTTTGGAAAAGAAAGCTGCCTATTGATCGTCTTGCGCTTAATATCGGGGCACTACTGCTGAGCTTATCCGCCTTAATGGCCAGTCTGTCACCAGTACTCAACAACGTTTATGATGTAACAGAGACAGGTCGTCAAATCCATCAGTTGCAATCTCAAGGACACAGCGTTTCGTACGTTGGCAAGTATCACAATACCTTTGGTTTCGCCGGAAAACTGAAAAAACCGCTAAATTTAATTCCGTCATCACAACCAGAGAGAAACGCATTTTTAACCACGCAGCCGGGCTATACCATCTGGGTTCAACGTAAGAAAACACAGCCTTTGGAAACCAATGCCATTTACATGACCCCCTACCGTGGCAGGTGGCTGTTTATTGTCGACAATCAAGTACTGGCAAACCTTCTTGCACCAAGTGGCACTAGTGAAGCAGCGGAAAAGTAG
- a CDS encoding GNAT family N-acetyltransferase: protein MQQNIETDRLVLRSFVLLDAPRVALLAGDKVIADMTANIPHPYSLADAELWINTHEPLFDSGKGIVYAITLKESGELIGAVSFLGIDNGVGTLGYWLGVPYWGRGYATEASKAIITFGKSNLGLSKLHVMHLLGNERSKSVIKKLGVTYIENRINRMQGKAREVCVYTSDL from the coding sequence ATGCAGCAAAATATAGAAACGGACAGGCTTGTACTAAGGTCCTTTGTTTTACTTGATGCTCCGCGTGTCGCACTTCTGGCTGGTGACAAGGTTATTGCGGACATGACAGCGAACATCCCTCATCCTTATTCGCTTGCCGATGCGGAGTTGTGGATTAATACTCATGAGCCACTCTTTGATAGTGGTAAAGGTATCGTCTATGCCATTACTTTAAAAGAGAGCGGTGAGCTGATTGGCGCGGTGAGTTTTCTAGGAATAGATAATGGTGTGGGCACCTTAGGTTATTGGCTGGGAGTTCCTTATTGGGGGCGTGGTTATGCGACTGAAGCATCGAAAGCAATAATCACCTTTGGCAAATCGAACCTTGGGTTGAGCAAGTTACACGTTATGCACCTTTTGGGTAATGAACGTTCCAAGTCAGTGATCAAAAAACTCGGCGTTACCTATATTGAAAATCGCATCAATCGTATGCAGGGAAAGGCGCGAGAAGTTTGTGTTTATACTTCAGATCTTTAA
- a CDS encoding LysR family transcriptional regulator, which yields MQDLRAVRAFSALCQHKSLTAAAKSLGQPKSTLSRRLTQLEEDLGQALVVKQGNRLALTKAGEVFSVYSEQLLELAGKGKEALHELNNHVTGEITLIVHPSLTRRWMSQSLDIFMKKHPEIKIRIYSQFHHGDHAIDADLIIWMGDITPMGYRKEQLGLWHYAAYASPEYLSQHNRLSHPKELVNHPWIDFIAARQEAMTLHHPKYGDHELPAMESRLQSDNLTMQVDAIAKGRGVGLLPTWLANGFEKSHPGSLVPCLEDWLSDPATVSCFYPIGRHPLRLKLFIDVLRETRPAEWK from the coding sequence ATGCAAGATCTTAGAGCTGTGCGTGCGTTCTCCGCGCTTTGCCAGCACAAGAGTTTAACCGCTGCGGCGAAATCTTTGGGGCAACCTAAATCCACACTCAGTAGAAGGCTCACGCAACTTGAAGAAGATCTTGGACAAGCACTGGTTGTAAAACAAGGGAATCGACTCGCTCTGACCAAAGCCGGTGAAGTATTTTCAGTTTACTCTGAGCAGTTATTAGAACTTGCAGGTAAAGGAAAAGAAGCGCTACATGAGCTGAATAATCACGTAACCGGGGAAATCACTCTAATCGTACACCCTAGCTTAACACGTCGATGGATGAGTCAATCACTGGATATATTCATGAAAAAACACCCTGAAATTAAAATCCGAATATATAGTCAATTCCACCATGGTGACCACGCTATTGATGCAGACCTTATTATTTGGATGGGGGACATTACTCCAATGGGCTACCGCAAGGAACAGCTCGGACTTTGGCACTATGCGGCGTACGCTTCACCTGAGTATTTGTCCCAGCACAACAGGCTCAGTCATCCTAAAGAGTTAGTTAATCATCCTTGGATTGACTTTATTGCTGCTCGACAAGAAGCAATGACACTACATCATCCCAAGTATGGAGACCACGAACTTCCCGCAATGGAAAGTCGCTTGCAGAGCGATAACTTAACGATGCAAGTAGATGCGATAGCAAAGGGCAGAGGTGTTGGCTTATTGCCGACTTGGCTCGCGAATGGATTTGAGAAATCACATCCCGGCAGTTTAGTGCCTTGTCTGGAAGATTGGCTATCCGACCCTGCTACGGTAAGTTGTTTTTACCCAATTGGTCGACACCCATTAAGATTAAAATTGTTTATTGATGTCTTACGTGAAACTCGTCCAGCAGAGTGGAAGTGA
- a CDS encoding TonB-dependent receptor yields the protein MFSWPPSQVALAVSLGLISQSSAWAEQTQNQADETVVVTASGFEQTLQRAPATMSVISAEDIEKRAYTDITDVLKNMSGVQVMGGGVEQSIMIRGMASSYTLFLIDGRPVQGNDAFGLNGTQAGTPINFLPPVSEIQRIEVIRGPASALYGSDAMGGVINVITKKVRNEWGGSVSTEYTKADSANKVNEDAMQTNFVLNAPLVDDKLALQLSGSFLNQDESHFIGGDDSYASDPEYKRKNFSSKLNWVIDDQNNIAAGYSRYVQERTHTPGISISETVTNRDGSISDAELSYNKSVRDTYFIEHEGHYDDMRWKSYVNYDDSDNSTRTNEETGNGIQFDVLTINSQMNWFWDHNTLTVGATYKNERLEDGATNGLQPPIIPVANAVNKMERYQYSLFAENEWAPIDDLSIVLSGRFDDNQDFGSHFSPKVYGVYGVTDEVVIKGGVTSGYKAPSLRQSASDFGATSRGGVIIGNPDLKPETSLNYEIGIGYDDLYGSGVSTTLTAYISEFKDKINRTGRVCEADVECYYNGTYYPAHQYGYTAYENIAEAEMSGIEFTLDYQFTQDLMYRHSYTYTKTEQKTGEYAGEPLNDVAKHMFNASLEWQATEQLLLWTQGNYRGETSGRWQTGTSGSSTNGLTIPDYTFYDLGLVFKPKRELSLKAGVYNVFNEEVNPEEDADYRYILDGRKYHVSVAYNF from the coding sequence ATGTTCAGTTGGCCCCCCTCTCAAGTCGCGTTAGCCGTTTCACTCGGGCTAATCAGCCAAAGTAGTGCTTGGGCGGAACAAACACAAAATCAGGCTGATGAAACCGTAGTCGTTACTGCATCAGGCTTCGAACAAACTTTACAGCGAGCACCTGCTACCATGTCGGTGATTTCTGCTGAAGACATTGAGAAAAGAGCGTATACCGACATCACCGATGTATTAAAAAATATGTCAGGTGTTCAAGTCATGGGGGGCGGAGTCGAGCAATCTATCATGATTCGCGGCATGGCCTCTAGCTACACTTTATTCCTGATTGATGGCCGTCCAGTTCAAGGCAATGATGCATTTGGTTTGAATGGCACTCAAGCAGGTACTCCGATTAACTTTTTACCGCCTGTTTCCGAAATACAACGTATCGAAGTGATTCGTGGCCCTGCTTCAGCACTTTATGGTTCGGATGCGATGGGCGGCGTTATTAACGTTATCACCAAAAAAGTTCGCAATGAGTGGGGAGGAAGCGTTTCTACAGAGTACACCAAAGCAGACAGCGCCAACAAAGTGAACGAAGATGCGATGCAAACCAACTTTGTCCTTAATGCGCCTTTGGTGGATGACAAACTCGCGCTTCAACTGAGCGGCTCTTTCTTGAACCAAGACGAAAGCCACTTTATTGGTGGTGATGATAGCTATGCCTCTGATCCGGAATATAAACGTAAAAACTTTTCATCCAAACTTAACTGGGTGATTGATGATCAAAACAATATTGCCGCCGGTTACAGCCGATATGTACAAGAGCGGACTCATACTCCTGGCATTAGTATTTCTGAAACAGTAACTAACCGTGACGGTAGTATCAGCGATGCGGAATTGAGTTATAACAAATCGGTTCGTGATACTTACTTCATCGAACATGAAGGCCATTATGACGATATGCGCTGGAAATCGTATGTCAATTATGATGACTCTGATAACTCAACTCGCACCAATGAAGAGACAGGTAATGGCATCCAGTTTGACGTGCTGACTATCAACTCCCAGATGAACTGGTTCTGGGATCACAACACGTTGACCGTGGGTGCAACCTATAAAAATGAGCGTTTGGAAGATGGTGCGACCAATGGTTTACAACCCCCCATCATTCCCGTCGCCAATGCCGTGAATAAAATGGAGCGCTACCAGTATTCGCTATTTGCAGAAAACGAATGGGCACCGATTGATGACCTTTCCATTGTTCTTAGTGGTCGATTTGACGACAACCAAGATTTCGGCAGCCACTTTAGCCCAAAAGTTTACGGTGTGTATGGCGTAACCGACGAAGTTGTCATCAAAGGTGGGGTTACATCTGGCTATAAGGCGCCGAGTTTACGTCAAAGTGCCAGCGATTTTGGTGCCACTTCTCGTGGCGGTGTAATCATTGGTAACCCAGATTTAAAACCTGAAACGAGCTTGAACTATGAGATTGGTATTGGTTATGACGACCTGTACGGTTCTGGTGTGTCAACAACGCTGACGGCCTACATCTCTGAGTTTAAAGACAAGATCAATCGTACCGGCCGTGTATGTGAAGCGGACGTAGAGTGTTACTACAACGGCACCTACTACCCTGCGCATCAGTACGGCTACACCGCGTATGAAAACATCGCAGAAGCAGAAATGTCTGGGATTGAGTTCACCCTTGACTACCAATTTACTCAAGACCTGATGTACCGACATTCTTACACTTACACCAAAACTGAGCAAAAAACCGGAGAATACGCGGGTGAGCCACTAAACGACGTCGCCAAGCACATGTTCAACGCCTCGTTAGAGTGGCAAGCAACTGAGCAACTGTTGCTGTGGACGCAAGGTAATTACCGAGGCGAGACCTCGGGTCGCTGGCAAACCGGTACCAGCGGCAGTTCGACCAATGGCCTGACCATTCCTGATTACACCTTCTACGATTTAGGTCTTGTGTTCAAGCCAAAACGTGAGCTTAGCCTAAAGGCTGGGGTATACAACGTCTTTAACGAGGAAGTGAATCCAGAAGAAGATGCGGATTATCGTTACATCCTGGACGGGCGTAAATATCACGTGTCTGTGGCATACAACTTCTAA
- a CDS encoding siderophore ABC transporter substrate-binding protein gives MKKIKITLMTLIASMSQATLAWAYPLDIDHGQGVTTIEKQPSRVVVFDLASLDTMDALGESAVGVPDVLLPAYLNHYTDEKVAKVGTLFKPDFDAIKALNPDLIIIAGRSRSAYPELAELAPTIDLSIDPSSFEAGISHNLTTLGAIFNKEQQANKLLTELNQSIASVQSLGSKQGSGLVLFTIKDNIMLHAPGDRFGMLYGLTGLSSVVEPSSEQKPKVRPKPGSEEAKAAKLVREQKLKQALDNNPEWLIVLDRGAATGGEGQAEQTLAARKAIAQTSAWKSGQTYYVNPTNWYLATGGYQSVSLTLSALQARFNK, from the coding sequence ATGAAGAAAATCAAAATAACACTTATGACACTCATCGCCAGTATGTCTCAAGCAACATTGGCATGGGCATATCCGCTCGATATTGATCACGGGCAAGGCGTCACGACAATTGAAAAACAGCCTTCGCGAGTCGTCGTTTTTGACCTCGCATCTTTAGATACCATGGATGCATTAGGAGAGTCCGCAGTTGGAGTTCCTGATGTGTTACTACCAGCTTATCTGAATCACTATACTGATGAAAAAGTTGCCAAAGTTGGAACACTGTTTAAACCAGACTTCGATGCAATCAAAGCCCTCAATCCTGATCTTATTATTATTGCTGGACGCTCACGTTCTGCATACCCGGAACTCGCTGAGCTAGCACCAACGATTGATTTGAGTATTGATCCATCGAGTTTTGAGGCAGGAATCAGTCACAATCTAACGACGTTAGGCGCTATCTTTAACAAAGAGCAGCAAGCGAATAAATTGTTAACAGAATTAAATCAATCAATTGCATCAGTCCAATCACTGGGATCTAAGCAAGGCAGTGGCTTAGTGCTCTTTACGATCAAAGATAACATTATGCTCCACGCTCCAGGCGATCGATTCGGGATGTTGTATGGCTTGACTGGTCTATCTTCCGTTGTTGAACCTTCATCAGAACAAAAACCTAAAGTAAGACCAAAACCGGGCTCTGAGGAAGCGAAAGCGGCCAAGTTAGTAAGAGAACAGAAGCTGAAACAGGCGTTAGACAATAATCCTGAATGGCTCATTGTCCTTGATCGCGGCGCAGCGACAGGTGGAGAGGGGCAGGCTGAGCAGACGCTAGCAGCACGTAAAGCGATTGCGCAAACCTCGGCATGGAAATCCGGCCAGACGTACTACGTAAATCCAACCAATTGGTATCTCGCGACGGGTGGTTATCAAAGTGTAAGTCTTACATTGTCAGCGCTACAAGCGCGTTTCAACAAGTAA
- a CDS encoding YajD family HNH nuclease, with amino-acid sequence MASDYYGTSASYARKEAGYREKALKLYPWVCGRCAREFVYSNLRELTVHHKDHDHTNNPEDGSNWELLCLYCHDHEHSKYLEHERYGSEIKPGEDEHQGATYNPFADLAKLMKK; translated from the coding sequence ATGGCATCAGATTATTACGGAACCAGTGCCAGTTATGCGCGTAAAGAAGCCGGTTATCGCGAAAAAGCACTGAAGCTCTACCCTTGGGTATGCGGAAGGTGTGCTCGAGAGTTTGTCTATTCAAATCTGCGTGAACTAACGGTTCATCACAAGGATCATGACCACACGAATAACCCGGAAGATGGCAGCAACTGGGAGTTGTTATGTCTCTATTGCCACGATCATGAGCATAGTAAGTATCTAGAGCATGAGCGTTACGGCAGTGAAATAAAACCTGGTGAAGACGAACACCAAGGTGCGACATACAATCCATTTGCTGATTTAGCAAAACTGATGAAGAAGTGA
- the ppiC gene encoding peptidylprolyl isomerase PpiC encodes MANTAAALHILVKHKEQAEDIIKQLKKGAKFQTLAKKYSTCPSGKRGGDLGEFRRGQMVPQFDKVCFSGEVLTPHLVKTKFGWHVVKVLYRT; translated from the coding sequence ATGGCAAATACAGCAGCCGCATTGCACATTCTTGTTAAGCACAAAGAACAAGCAGAAGACATCATCAAGCAACTTAAAAAGGGGGCTAAGTTCCAGACTCTGGCCAAGAAATACTCGACCTGCCCGTCTGGTAAACGAGGTGGTGATCTTGGCGAGTTTCGTCGTGGGCAAATGGTACCTCAGTTCGACAAAGTTTGCTTTTCAGGTGAAGTGCTAACCCCACATTTGGTGAAAACTAAATTTGGCTGGCATGTAGTAAAAGTATTATATAGAACATGA
- a CDS encoding chemotaxis protein: MAKVVSKANQSQGMLVFKLTLQQYFAIGTLKVREIVPYMPTTKIPYSHQHVIGTVTIRNLTVPVIDMSAAVGFRPIQEEEYQSCYLIVTDCLRTVVAFMVRSIEKIIDCDWKTIESPPESAGQNIFVTGITQYENKMVQMLDVELLLSKIYPQYEHSKIPMLTDIERERLKALNILLVDDSSIARKQLSDALDSINIPYQISKNGADALQLMRNQAAQRNPIDLLVSDIEMPGLDGYELAFEVQNDSTLNHSYRILHTSLSSEICVDRAHQVGAHEALVKFNAGELIEAMLRGAKEIESKAGLEPKTESPASL, translated from the coding sequence ATGGCAAAAGTCGTTAGCAAAGCGAACCAATCTCAGGGGATGTTGGTATTCAAACTTACCCTGCAACAATACTTCGCAATAGGGACTCTGAAAGTCCGTGAAATTGTTCCGTACATGCCGACCACGAAGATCCCATACTCCCACCAGCACGTAATCGGCACTGTGACGATTCGCAACCTAACCGTGCCTGTGATTGATATGTCCGCAGCCGTCGGGTTCCGGCCGATTCAGGAAGAAGAGTACCAAAGCTGTTACTTGATTGTGACCGACTGCCTGCGAACCGTAGTTGCCTTTATGGTTCGAAGCATTGAAAAAATCATTGATTGTGACTGGAAAACCATAGAGTCACCACCCGAGAGTGCTGGTCAAAATATTTTTGTCACGGGCATTACTCAGTATGAAAACAAAATGGTTCAAATGCTGGATGTCGAATTGCTATTGTCCAAGATCTATCCGCAATATGAGCATTCAAAAATTCCAATGCTGACCGATATCGAGCGCGAGCGTTTAAAAGCACTTAATATCTTACTCGTTGACGACTCTTCGATTGCACGAAAGCAACTTAGTGATGCATTAGACAGCATTAACATCCCGTATCAGATCAGTAAAAATGGTGCAGATGCATTGCAATTGATGAGAAATCAAGCCGCGCAACGTAACCCGATAGATTTATTGGTCAGTGATATTGAAATGCCGGGACTGGATGGATACGAGCTGGCGTTCGAAGTACAAAACGACTCGACACTCAACCACTCGTATCGTATTTTGCACACTTCTCTTTCAAGTGAAATCTGTGTTGATCGCGCCCATCAAGTTGGCGCACACGAAGCTCTGGTAAAGTTTAACGCTGGTGAGTTAATTGAAGCTATGCTGAGAGGTGCGAAGGAGATAGAATCTAAAGCAGGGCTAGAGCCAAAAACAGAAAGCCCTGCTAGTTTATAG
- a CDS encoding TetR/AcrR family transcriptional regulator encodes MPKRSKEDTEITVQKIMDAVVDQLLRLGYDKMSYTTLSQQTGVSRTGISHHFPKKTDFTAALDARIFKMFVEHLSFDKGLDAFSASWMTALEDAEFVAILKLLFHHIVTPENAHEFATNGIDRLYKMVDSQFGAGGDKELEWLIGRSLIQMSK; translated from the coding sequence ATGCCAAAGCGTAGTAAAGAAGATACTGAAATTACCGTTCAGAAGATCATGGATGCGGTCGTTGATCAATTGCTTAGACTCGGTTATGACAAAATGTCGTACACAACGCTGAGTCAGCAGACGGGTGTATCGCGTACCGGTATTAGTCATCACTTCCCTAAGAAAACGGATTTTACCGCAGCGCTCGATGCACGCATCTTTAAAATGTTTGTTGAGCACTTGAGTTTTGATAAAGGACTGGATGCGTTTTCAGCTAGCTGGATGACAGCGTTGGAAGATGCAGAGTTTGTCGCTATTTTAAAACTACTGTTCCATCACATCGTGACGCCTGAAAACGCACATGAGTTTGCAACAAATGGCATTGACCGCCTGTATAAGATGGTAGACAGCCAATTTGGTGCTGGCGGTGATAAAGAGCTTGAATGGTTGATCGGCCGTTCTTTGATTCAAATGAGCAAATAA
- a CDS encoding YfcZ/YiiS family protein: MSIELEGNQVCEACGCAGEIGFVIKEGDEVADVTIFAESKAALESGLADYIELAKSVCANVEYNVSEITEESKQASARFKFEVSAEKLIFELKTRSLAR; encoded by the coding sequence ATGAGCATCGAATTAGAAGGAAACCAAGTCTGCGAAGCATGTGGTTGTGCGGGTGAAATTGGCTTTGTTATTAAGGAAGGCGACGAGGTTGCCGACGTAACGATTTTCGCAGAGTCCAAAGCGGCCCTAGAATCAGGATTAGCAGACTACATTGAATTGGCAAAATCCGTATGTGCCAACGTTGAATATAATGTCAGTGAAATCACAGAAGAGTCTAAACAAGCGTCAGCCCGCTTCAAGTTCGAAGTTAGTGCAGAAAAGCTGATCTTTGAATTAAAAACTCGTTCATTAGCGCGTTAA